One genomic window of Ziziphus jujuba cultivar Dongzao chromosome 4, ASM3175591v1 includes the following:
- the LOC107433885 gene encoding thiohydroximate-O-sulfate sulfur/sulfate-lyase (nitrile-forming) NSP5 translates to MALVQSKWVKLDQKGTGPGARSSHAITLVGSKAYVFGGEFAPRVPVDNKLYVFNLEDLTWSVADATGDIPPPRVGVTISAIGSTIYVFGGRDSDHKELNELYSFDTSTNKWTLLSSGDIGPPHRSYHSTTADDRHVYIFGGCGVAGRLNDLWAYDVVDQKWNKYPTAGDKCKGRGGPGLVVAQEKIWVVYGFTGVEADDVHYFDPAQNEWTQVETHGEKPTARSVFSTVVIGKYIFVCGGEVDPSDLGHMGAGKFSGETYALDTETLVWKRWDDGPNSGHHPGPRGWCAYAGGKWNGKEGLLVYGGNSPSNDRLDDIFFFTPGY, encoded by the exons ATGGCTCTGGTGCAAAGCAAATGGGTTAAG CTTGATCAAAAAGGAACTGGGCCTGGGGCAAGGAGCTCACATGCAATAACCCTAGTAGGATCAAAGGCCTATGTTTTCGGTGGCGAATTTGCACCACGTGTCCCTGTAGACAACAAGCTCTACGTGTTCAACCTTGAAGATCTTACATGGTCCGTGGCCGATGCAACCGGAGACATCCCTCCTCCTAGAGTCGGCGTAACAATATCAGCCATTGGATCAACCATCTATGTTTTTGGTGGTAGGGATAGTGATCACAAGGAACTCAACGAGCTCTACTCTTTCGACACGTCGACAAACAAGTGGACCCTACTATCCAGCGGGGATATCGGACCACCTCACCGGAGCTACCACTCAACCACAGCTGATGATCGCCACGTGTACATCTTCGGTGGCTGTGGAGTTGCTGGCCGCCTTAACGATCTATGGGCTTATGATGTTGTTGATCAAAAGTGGAATAAGTATCCAACGGCTGGTGATAAATGCAAGGGTAGAGGTGGGCCTGGCCTCGTCGTGGCCCAAGAAAAGATATGGGTTGTGTATGGTTTCACTGGAGTGGAAGCGGATGATGTCCATTACTTTGACCCGGCCCAAAATGAGTGGACCCAGGTGGAGACACATGGCGAAAAACCAACcgctagaagtgtgttttctacGGTAGTGATTGGAAAGTACATATTTGTGTGCGGTGGTGAAGTGGACCCCAGTGATCTGGGCCACATGGGAGCTGGGAAGTTCTCCGGTGAAACGTACGCATTGGATACGGAAACATTGGTGTGGAAGCGGTGGGATGATGGGCCGAATTCGGGCCACCATCCTGGGCCTCGTGGGTGGTGTGCATATGCGGGTGGGAAATGGAATGGCAAAGAGGGACTTTTGGTGTATGGAGGCAATTCCCCAAGTAATGATCGTCTTGAcgacattttctttttcactccTGGTTATTAG